A part of Saimiri boliviensis isolate mSaiBol1 chromosome 11, mSaiBol1.pri, whole genome shotgun sequence genomic DNA contains:
- the FAM131C gene encoding protein FAM131C, translated as MGSCVSRDLFTSAHKDCPIPQGTNPLNPDLPSGCTPTVAPDHVTGKDKQMDFCWDPWQRCFQTTNGYLSDSRSCSSKYNVAALATSSLVGVVQSIKDHITKPTAMARGRVAHLIEWKGWSAHRAGWELSPAEDEHYCCLPDELREARFAAGVAEQFAITEATLSAWSSLDDEELHPKDSPQDISQLQDPESGYFPDSLPSGPWQDDSLQAFSSPSLSLDSCPSPEEPLSTAGVLQPPSSELQHRRRLPGTQRPKGGTHLPGSLRSVDNGSLWEEEDEVFYN; from the exons ACCTATTCACAAGTGCCCACAAGGACTGCCCCATACCCCAGGGCACGAACCCCTTGAACCCAGACCTGCCCTCGGGCTGCACCCCCACCGTGGCTCCAGACCATGTCACTGGCAAG GACAAACAGATGGATTTCTGTTGGGATCCTTGGCAG AGGTGCTTCCAGACCACCAATGGCTACCTGTCCGACTCCAGGTCCTGCTCCAGCAAATACAACGTGGCAGCCCTGGCCACCTCGTCCCTTGTGG GCGTGGTGCAGAGCATCAAGGACCACATCACAAAGCCCACGGCCATGGCCCGAGGCCGCGTGGCCCACCTCATCGAGTGGAAGGGCTGGAGTGCCCATCGGGCGGGCTGGGAGCTGTCCCCAGCCGAGGACGAACATTACTGCTGCCTCCCGGATGAGCTGCGTGAGGCCCGCTTTGCTGCAG GGGTCGCTGAGCAGTTTGCCATCACGGAGGCCACACTGAGCGCTTGGTCCTCGCTGGACGACGAGGAGCTGCACCCCAAGGACAGCCCCCAGGACATCAGCCAGCTCCAGG ACCCCGAGAGCGGCTACTTTCCGGACAGCCTTCCTAGCGGCCCCTGGCAGGACGACAGCCTTCAAGCCTTCTCCTCACCCAGCCTCTCCCTTGACAGCTGTCCCTCACCTGAGGAGCCCCTCAGCACTGCTGGCGTCCTGCAGCCCCCAAGCTCAGAGCTGCAGCATCGGCGGCGGCTGCCTGGGACCCAAAGACCCAAGGGTGGGACCCACCTGCCAGGCTCCCTCCGCTCCGTGGACAACGGCTccctctgggaggaggaggacgaggtgTTCTATAACTGA